The stretch of DNA TGCCATACCGATTTTACCGTTGAGCGCCATCATGATGCCGAACATTCCGAGCAATAAATTACCTAACGTGAACAAACTCGGAATTGATTTTTGTATCATTTCGTCACCCCCTATATTATTCGGTAAGGTCTTAACGTTTCTAACATTACGTGATTGTATGTTATTTACATTTGCCTGTCAATAAGAACTTGTTTTTGCAGCCGTTTTAATCCGTCCTGAATTCCCCGAGCCCGCATCTCTCCGATTCCATCCACCTCATCCAGCTCCGCTATGCTCGCCATCATGAGATTGGGCAGTATTTCAAAACGTTCCACCAGATTACGGATAATGACATTCGGCAGCCGCGGAATTTTGTTAAGCAGCCGGTAGCCGCGGGGTGTGACAGACTCTTCGGAAGCGACGGAGGTAGACGAAAAACCGAGCAGCCGGGCGATATGATTGTCATCCATCAGCTCGTCGTCGCTCGCTCGCTTCAGGCCGGCGATAATTTCGCGGATTTTGTCCTCTTCCTCTTCCCTTGCATAGTCTCTGTACAGAAGCCACGCCTCTTCCTCGGTATTTCCGACCAGTTCTTCCATCTGCATGCTGATCAGGCGTCCTTCGTTGCCCAGCTCGGTGATATAGCGCTTGATCTCCATCTTGATGCGGAGCACCATCTCCACACGCTGAATGACGCCAACTACTTCAGGCACGGATACGATGCCTTCATATTCAGAGGCGGAGAGGTTCGTCAGCGACTGCGTGAGGACGGCCTTATACTTCTCCAAGGTCTGAATCGCTTGGTTGGCTTTTGTCAGAATGACACCGATATCCTTAAGCGCATAGCGGATGGAGCCTTGATAGAGCGTGATAATGTTGCGCCGCTGAGAAATGGATACGACCAGCTTACCCGTCTGTTTCGCAACCCGTTCAGCCGTCCGGTGACGGATTCCGGTCTCGATCGAGGAAATCGAGGGATCGGGAATCAATTGAGTGTTGGCATATAGTATGCGTTTCAGATCTTCGCTCAGAATAATCGCGCCGTCCATTTTGGCCAGTTCATACAAATAATTGGGCGAAAAATCACAGTTGATGGAAAATCCTCCATCTACCACCTCCATCACCTCGGGACTGTAGCCGACGACAATCAGCGCGCCTGTCTTGGCCCGCAGCACATTTTCCAGTCCTTCCCGGAAGGATGTGCCCGGTGCGGCTAGCCTGAGCAGATCGTTCATATTTTCCAGTTGGTAGTCTTTCATTCCTCTGCCCCCTAATTTAACGCGACCGCTAATGCGTCTGCTACGGTACTTACCCCGACAATCTGTATATCCTGCGGATGCTTCCAGCCTTTCAGGCTCTTCTCGGGCATAATGACCCTCCGGAACCCCAGCTTGGCAGCTTCCTTAACGCGCGTCTCCGCACGCGAGACGCCTCTGACTTCCCCTGTAAGCCCCACCTCACCGAAGAACACGTCGTACGGTTTGGTCGGGATATCC from Paenibacillus sophorae encodes:
- the disA gene encoding DNA integrity scanning diadenylate cyclase DisA; the protein is MKDYQLENMNDLLRLAAPGTSFREGLENVLRAKTGALIVVGYSPEVMEVVDGGFSINCDFSPNYLYELAKMDGAIILSEDLKRILYANTQLIPDPSISSIETGIRHRTAERVAKQTGKLVVSISQRRNIITLYQGSIRYALKDIGVILTKANQAIQTLEKYKAVLTQSLTNLSASEYEGIVSVPEVVGVIQRVEMVLRIKMEIKRYITELGNEGRLISMQMEELVGNTEEEAWLLYRDYAREEEEDKIREIIAGLKRASDDELMDDNHIARLLGFSSTSVASEESVTPRGYRLLNKIPRLPNVIIRNLVERFEILPNLMMASIAELDEVDGIGEMRARGIQDGLKRLQKQVLIDRQM